The proteins below come from a single Rhizobium rhizoryzae genomic window:
- a CDS encoding FadR/GntR family transcriptional regulator, whose protein sequence is MEIVAVELKTGRKGSGSLVAKVEQSLRDAILAGNYAPGDRLPSEIELTETHGVSRTVVREAVTALRCDGWVDVRQGAGIFVLDRSTIPQKSETLDGARLASDLEVLEVRTPLEIEAAGLAALRRSPAQEELIFDCHAAVLRCINENRSIREADLALHLAIAAATNNPLFTQFLEQQGQHAIPQSKVVAEHQNDEQTAYRRLIHKEHEAVVLAISDADDRAARLAMQNHLRGSQLRYRDLLRAARGLERSFP, encoded by the coding sequence ATGGAAATCGTGGCAGTGGAACTGAAGACCGGTCGCAAGGGAAGCGGCTCCCTCGTCGCCAAGGTTGAGCAAAGCTTGAGAGATGCGATACTCGCAGGCAACTATGCTCCGGGCGATCGTCTGCCGAGCGAAATTGAATTGACGGAAACGCATGGTGTCAGTCGCACCGTCGTTCGTGAGGCCGTTACTGCCCTGCGCTGTGACGGCTGGGTGGATGTGCGCCAAGGTGCGGGCATCTTCGTGCTTGATCGTTCCACCATACCCCAGAAGTCGGAAACTCTTGATGGTGCCCGGCTCGCGTCAGATCTGGAAGTTCTAGAGGTTCGCACGCCCCTGGAGATCGAGGCGGCAGGGCTTGCGGCACTGCGCAGATCCCCTGCTCAGGAGGAATTGATTTTCGATTGTCATGCGGCGGTTTTGCGCTGCATCAACGAAAACCGATCGATTCGTGAAGCAGACTTGGCGCTCCATCTTGCAATCGCTGCGGCAACAAACAATCCGCTGTTCACGCAGTTCCTGGAGCAGCAAGGCCAACATGCCATCCCGCAATCAAAGGTCGTTGCAGAACATCAAAATGACGAGCAGACTGCCTACAGACGGCTCATCCACAAGGAACACGAAGCTGTCGTTCTGGCTATATCTGATGCCGACGATCGAGCCGCCAGACTGGCAATGCAGAACCACCTTAGAGGCAGTCAGCTGAGATACCGAGACCTGTTGCGGGCGGCACGCGGCCTCGAACGCTCCTTTCCCTGA
- a CDS encoding heparinase II/III domain-containing protein, with the protein MFSAFGSRLPEYLADFSPHLSLSGIEEIDPEVRRVLEVAGDAALTKPWPELLASHYRDYVSSGNRARFEDRYFGRRLKLNDLVLAEWASGSGRYLDQIIDGIFLLCEESGWQLPAHNAYVRGGARLPLPRADRPIIDLFAAETAANLCVVRHLLKQQLDAVDPAIGLRIEEEVGRRILTPYLSEHFWWMGHGEERMNNWTAWITQNVLLSAFLLPTDQRIRRSVALKALGSLDAFVKDYADDGACEEGVVYYRHAALCMFGAMQILQQVGDGFIGALWSEPKIQNMAEFIRHMHVSKNYYINFADSSAVVPPCGTREYLFGKAVGSKALCSFAAADYRCDPDRLMPQEWNLWYRLQAAETHGEIMRTPAMTVVHEDVFLPGIGLMIARDGSYCLAAKAGSNGESHNHNDVGSFTVYKNGRPVLIDIGVETYTAKTFSPRRYEIWTMQSAFHNLPTFGDVMQQDGETFAAKQVEAVLGPDQASLTMELAEAYPTEAQLSRFTRRVSLFKGRFIELADRYECGRTPVLSLMTEQRPLVRRGLVTLPGLATLEISGGEMPTVEEIEIEDARLRKAWPARLYRTLVPVVGAELTIRIV; encoded by the coding sequence ATGTTCAGTGCATTTGGCAGTCGGCTGCCGGAGTATCTGGCAGACTTTTCCCCGCATCTGTCACTGAGCGGGATCGAAGAGATTGATCCAGAGGTCCGTAGGGTTTTGGAAGTAGCGGGAGACGCCGCATTGACGAAGCCTTGGCCGGAACTGCTGGCCAGCCACTACCGAGACTATGTCTCAAGCGGCAACCGTGCTCGCTTTGAAGACCGCTACTTTGGCCGCCGCCTCAAGCTGAATGATCTTGTGCTTGCAGAATGGGCGTCGGGATCCGGGCGATATCTGGACCAGATCATCGATGGCATCTTCCTCCTCTGTGAAGAGAGCGGCTGGCAATTGCCAGCACACAACGCCTATGTGCGCGGTGGAGCAAGGCTGCCTTTGCCTCGCGCAGACCGTCCCATCATTGATCTCTTCGCAGCCGAAACCGCTGCTAACCTGTGTGTCGTTCGGCATCTTCTGAAACAGCAACTGGACGCCGTCGACCCGGCAATCGGTCTAAGGATCGAAGAGGAAGTCGGTCGTCGTATTCTCACGCCTTACCTGTCAGAGCACTTCTGGTGGATGGGGCATGGCGAAGAGCGCATGAACAACTGGACTGCCTGGATAACGCAGAATGTTCTCCTGTCCGCCTTTCTGCTACCGACCGACCAACGCATTCGACGTTCGGTTGCGCTGAAGGCACTCGGCAGCCTCGACGCCTTCGTCAAGGATTATGCGGATGACGGGGCCTGTGAGGAGGGTGTCGTCTACTATCGTCATGCTGCTTTGTGCATGTTCGGTGCGATGCAAATCCTGCAGCAGGTCGGCGATGGTTTCATCGGCGCGCTGTGGTCAGAGCCGAAAATCCAAAACATGGCGGAGTTCATCCGCCACATGCATGTTTCGAAGAACTACTACATCAACTTTGCAGACTCGTCGGCAGTGGTGCCGCCCTGCGGCACGCGCGAATATCTGTTTGGCAAGGCTGTTGGCTCCAAGGCTTTATGTTCCTTTGCGGCCGCCGATTATCGGTGCGATCCGGACCGTCTGATGCCGCAGGAATGGAACCTCTGGTACCGGCTTCAAGCGGCGGAGACTCACGGTGAGATCATGCGCACGCCCGCGATGACTGTCGTGCATGAAGACGTCTTCCTCCCCGGCATTGGCCTGATGATTGCGCGAGATGGCAGCTATTGTCTTGCTGCAAAAGCAGGTAGCAACGGCGAAAGCCATAACCACAACGATGTCGGCAGCTTTACCGTTTACAAGAATGGCCGTCCCGTTCTGATCGATATCGGCGTCGAGACCTATACCGCCAAGACATTCTCTCCCCGCCGATACGAGATCTGGACCATGCAGTCCGCCTTCCACAATCTGCCGACATTCGGCGATGTGATGCAGCAGGATGGAGAAACCTTCGCGGCAAAACAGGTTGAAGCGGTGTTGGGCCCTGATCAGGCAAGCCTCACCATGGAACTTGCCGAAGCTTATCCGACCGAGGCGCAGTTAAGCCGTTTCACCCGCCGTGTGAGCCTGTTCAAGGGCAGGTTCATCGAACTCGCCGATCGTTACGAATGCGGTCGGACGCCGGTTCTATCTTTGATGACGGAGCAGCGGCCTCTCGTCAGGCGCGGCCTCGTAACCTTGCCTGGCCTTGCGACACTGGAGATCTCGGGCGGCGAAATGCCGACGGTCGAAGAAATCGAGATCGAGGATGCCCGCCTGAGAAAGGCTTGGCCCGCCCGCCTTTATCGAACACTCGTGCCGGTGGTCGGCGCGGAACTGACCATCCGTATCGTCTGA
- a CDS encoding carbohydrate ABC transporter permease, which produces MRKTKRRIDFSRIAVYVTIIAITIIMLLPFAWMLSASLKLSRDVFVFPIEWIPSQPRWENYTEIWTKIPLALFIYNTSKLTIIVTLLQLLTSSFAAYAFAKLRFPYKNTLFLGYIATIAMPWQVYMVPQFLLMREFGLNNTHLALICLQAFTAFGVFLMRQFYMSIPDELCEAARIDGMNEYQIWAKIMLPLSKPALSTLTIFTFVTTWNDFLGPMIYLTKTELKTIQIGLRMFISQYSAEYGLIMAASVVALIPVLIVFLSLQRFFVEGVASSGLKG; this is translated from the coding sequence ATGCGCAAGACAAAACGCCGGATCGATTTCTCGCGTATCGCCGTCTACGTCACGATCATCGCCATCACGATCATCATGCTGCTGCCCTTTGCATGGATGCTGTCCGCGTCCCTGAAGCTCAGCCGTGACGTCTTCGTGTTTCCGATCGAGTGGATCCCCTCGCAACCGCGCTGGGAGAACTACACGGAAATCTGGACGAAGATCCCGCTTGCGCTCTTCATCTACAACACATCGAAGCTGACGATTATCGTCACCCTGCTGCAATTGCTGACATCCAGTTTTGCCGCCTATGCCTTTGCGAAACTGCGCTTTCCCTACAAGAATACGCTGTTTCTCGGCTACATTGCGACGATCGCGATGCCTTGGCAGGTCTACATGGTGCCGCAGTTCCTGCTGATGCGCGAGTTTGGTCTGAACAACACGCATCTGGCGCTCATCTGCCTGCAGGCCTTCACTGCCTTCGGCGTATTCTTGATGCGGCAGTTCTATATGTCTATCCCGGATGAACTTTGCGAAGCGGCTCGTATCGACGGCATGAACGAATACCAGATCTGGGCAAAGATCATGCTGCCGCTTTCCAAGCCCGCGCTCTCCACCCTGACGATCTTTACGTTCGTCACGACGTGGAACGACTTCCTCGGACCGATGATCTACCTCACCAAGACTGAACTGAAGACAATCCAGATCGGTCTGCGCATGTTCATTTCGCAGTATTCTGCCGAGTACGGATTGATCATGGCCGCATCAGTTGTGGCCCTGATACCGGTGCTCATTGTCTTCCTGTCGCTGCAGCGCTTCTTCGTCGAAGGCGTCGCTTCGTCAGGTCTGAAAGGGTAA
- a CDS encoding discoidin domain-containing protein gives MHITLAIMDINGRSKAQAGSDGELNLVYRGEYEAGDCIRLTVSEPGYLLLAFDAAIAPSLLFMREREYSYPLPLGQQGQTISPVAFAGQIHRLFAREASHEEIVTRRNLAFNPLDTAANNALYPHASANVETRGEAAFAARNAIDGEKANTDHGKWPFTSWGINQDPQAELTIDFGREVSIDELKLYLRADFPHDAWWKQASVTFSDGSTEQLELGKSGSAQRFAVKPRRIEWLKLHDLIKADDPSPFPALTQFEAWGTEAMLAPIESQP, from the coding sequence ATGCACATCACACTCGCGATCATGGATATCAATGGCCGTTCCAAAGCGCAAGCAGGATCGGACGGTGAACTTAATCTCGTCTATCGCGGTGAATATGAGGCCGGCGACTGCATTCGTCTGACCGTTTCAGAGCCCGGTTATCTGCTCCTTGCGTTCGATGCAGCCATCGCTCCATCGCTTCTCTTCATGCGTGAGCGAGAATATTCCTATCCTCTCCCTCTTGGTCAGCAGGGACAAACAATTTCCCCCGTTGCTTTTGCGGGGCAGATTCATCGGCTGTTCGCGCGTGAGGCCTCCCATGAAGAGATCGTGACGAGACGGAATCTTGCGTTCAATCCGCTCGATACTGCCGCCAACAATGCCCTTTACCCGCACGCCTCCGCAAATGTCGAAACACGAGGAGAGGCAGCCTTTGCGGCTAGGAATGCGATCGATGGCGAGAAGGCAAATACTGACCATGGCAAGTGGCCATTCACCAGCTGGGGGATCAATCAGGATCCGCAAGCCGAGCTGACAATCGACTTCGGTCGCGAAGTGAGTATCGATGAATTGAAGCTCTATCTCAGAGCCGATTTTCCCCATGATGCGTGGTGGAAGCAGGCCTCGGTGACCTTCTCCGACGGATCAACCGAGCAGTTGGAGCTTGGAAAATCGGGATCGGCTCAACGTTTTGCCGTGAAGCCACGGCGGATCGAGTGGCTGAAACTGCATGATCTCATCAAGGCCGACGATCCGTCACCGTTTCCCGCATTGACCCAGTTCGAGGCCTGGGGAACTGAGGCTATGCTAGCCCCAATCGAATCGCAGCCGTAA
- a CDS encoding putative bifunctional diguanylate cyclase/phosphodiesterase has translation MLRRYASKIISELKVPNHNPVLNVSQFEALSKQVPLLYFILLVNMTSLALTHAGSAPFWMVVGLPIVFAILCVRRAAQWISYRNKVISPDFAYRKLRSTNILAAPIAVFCTWWSISLLPYGDAYQKAHVAFFMAITVIGIIFCLMHLRSAALVVAVTVNIPFMVAMFLTGEPTFIATGVNVALVTGAMIAIVVTHYRDFRQLNESRLVLLEQQKALQALSDENLRLANLDSLTEIPNRRNFFNVLTEVFGTAERNTKPICVGVIDLDGFKPINDMYGHAAGDKVLIEVARRLKELEQDDLSFYRLGGDEFGMICTGDCSEERLTRLGEQLCSSIAERMPVGGNTVQVTGSMGVAIYPDVGRDGQDLYERADYALYTAKRYQRAGVVIFNAAQAQSLDRQKQVEEALMAADLDRELTLEYQPIYNIQAHHCIGFEALARWRSPGLGRVSPAEFIPIAEHTGRISLVTRTLLRQALEEAKSWPENAILSFNLSPLDLASPDSILKIVALVEQSSFDAKRINFEITESAVIRDFEQATQSITLLKRLGAGISLDDFGTGYSSLNHVHKLPLSKIKIDGSFVSEVHERPASAKIIRTMLSLCGELGLGAIVEGVESEAELEVLREMGVQYVQGFHFSRPLTPDDARTLILDDHGRNETVAQQKTA, from the coding sequence ATGCTACGTCGATACGCATCGAAAATCATCAGCGAGTTGAAGGTTCCGAACCATAATCCGGTATTGAACGTTTCTCAGTTCGAGGCGCTATCAAAGCAGGTTCCTCTGCTTTACTTCATTCTTCTCGTGAACATGACGTCGCTCGCTCTGACGCATGCGGGTTCTGCACCGTTCTGGATGGTTGTAGGTTTGCCCATTGTCTTTGCGATCCTGTGCGTGCGCCGGGCGGCCCAGTGGATTTCCTATCGAAACAAGGTGATTTCGCCGGACTTCGCCTATCGCAAGCTCCGCTCTACGAATATTCTGGCTGCGCCGATAGCGGTGTTCTGCACCTGGTGGTCGATTTCCCTGCTTCCTTATGGCGATGCTTATCAGAAGGCACACGTTGCCTTCTTCATGGCGATCACCGTGATCGGCATCATCTTTTGCCTTATGCACCTGCGTTCAGCTGCACTCGTTGTGGCGGTCACCGTCAATATTCCGTTCATGGTCGCCATGTTCCTGACAGGAGAGCCGACCTTCATAGCAACCGGTGTGAACGTAGCGCTTGTAACCGGTGCGATGATTGCGATTGTCGTCACTCATTATCGGGATTTCCGACAGCTGAACGAGTCGAGGCTGGTGCTTCTTGAACAGCAAAAGGCTTTGCAGGCGCTCTCGGACGAAAATCTCCGGCTGGCAAATCTGGATAGCTTGACGGAAATACCGAACCGAAGAAATTTCTTCAACGTGCTGACCGAGGTGTTCGGAACGGCCGAACGGAACACGAAACCAATCTGCGTCGGGGTCATCGATCTCGATGGCTTCAAGCCGATCAATGACATGTACGGTCATGCCGCGGGCGATAAGGTCCTCATCGAGGTCGCAAGACGTCTTAAAGAACTCGAGCAGGACGATCTGTCATTCTATCGCCTCGGCGGTGATGAATTCGGCATGATCTGTACAGGAGATTGCAGCGAAGAACGATTGACCCGTCTGGGCGAACAGCTTTGCAGTTCGATTGCGGAGAGAATGCCTGTGGGCGGGAACACGGTGCAGGTGACCGGTTCAATGGGTGTTGCGATCTATCCGGATGTGGGTCGCGACGGGCAGGATCTCTATGAGCGAGCCGATTATGCACTCTACACAGCCAAAAGATATCAGCGCGCAGGTGTCGTGATCTTCAATGCGGCACAGGCTCAATCCCTCGATCGTCAGAAGCAGGTGGAAGAGGCGTTGATGGCGGCCGATCTGGACCGCGAACTGACACTCGAATATCAACCGATCTACAATATCCAGGCACATCATTGCATTGGCTTCGAGGCTTTGGCGCGGTGGAGAAGTCCCGGGCTTGGCCGAGTTTCCCCAGCCGAATTCATACCGATTGCAGAACATACCGGGCGGATCAGTCTCGTCACCCGCACTCTGCTTCGCCAGGCACTTGAAGAGGCTAAGTCCTGGCCTGAGAATGCTATCCTATCCTTCAACCTCTCGCCGCTGGATCTTGCGAGCCCTGATAGCATTCTGAAAATCGTCGCACTGGTGGAGCAGTCCAGCTTCGATGCCAAGCGCATCAACTTTGAAATTACGGAGTCTGCTGTCATCCGAGATTTCGAGCAGGCGACCCAGTCAATCACGCTACTGAAACGATTGGGGGCCGGAATTTCTCTTGATGATTTCGGCACAGGCTATTCGAGCCTGAACCATGTTCACAAACTGCCGCTTTCCAAGATCAAGATCGACGGCAGTTTCGTTTCCGAAGTGCATGAGCGACCCGCAAGCGCGAAAATCATCCGGACAATGCTTTCGCTCTGTGGCGAACTCGGTCTCGGAGCCATCGTTGAAGGTGTCGAGAGCGAAGCAGAACTCGAAGTCTTGCGCGAAATGGGCGTTCAATATGTTCAGGGCTTCCACTTCTCTCGCCCGCTGACACCTGATGATGCGCGCACTCTGATCCTCGATGATCACGGTCGGAATGAGACCGTTGCACAACAGAAAACGGCCTGA
- a CDS encoding TonB-dependent siderophore receptor, producing the protein MTNLKIGRNATTRRLLAAVTFYAALSTIAAQAEQKKAEEAGVVLPEVLVQGSTYRTDTTESYTTDLISVGDKDTRPLREVPQSTTVLTRERLNDGNYTSLDTALKETPGVVVLSNDEGRSSLYSRGFEFDSFYLNGLPTPLSSIYGTQPDMVMVDHIEILRGPSGLFGGSGEPSGAINMRLKQASDVPRVSVDAIYGSYGNKRIEGDLTGPLVESGALRGRLVGALSSKNGFVDDTFNKVGVIYGTLQADIAEDTTATLSVSHQERRIKPFNGLPTLSDGTLLNLDRSTFTGADWNYFDNRVTNYLAEVEHRFEDGGHAKLSALYSRADVDFLYAYAAGAANNAGVVTSGTRWLARDYQEDSFALDAHISRPFELFGLENNIIAGIDYRGSDNSLSSATGVISGAQSLYNWNTGIARPRITLSAPSETETRQTGVYGQWRIKPTDQLTLIGGGRFTWFDSETGNSKVSANGEFTPYAGITYDLTNWLTAYGSFTEIFQPQSVTNAAGNILDPRTGKQYEVGLKAEVFENANATLAYFNLTDKNRAVSDPNNLSYYLANGEAKLQGLELEVSGTILDRWEATAAYTFTDTEFKNTNRAAGSEFYTPEHMVQLWTKYTFDDRTPALDGFFIGGGVKMFSSFKNVSRTAAGGATSIEAPGYAVFDLQAGYKFNEHVTASLTVNNVFDKTYYERVGGTSVFNFYGEPRTVVLRVGTTF; encoded by the coding sequence ATGACCAATCTGAAAATTGGACGCAATGCGACCACGCGTAGGCTACTGGCTGCGGTGACCTTCTATGCCGCGCTTTCGACGATCGCTGCGCAGGCGGAGCAAAAGAAGGCTGAAGAGGCCGGTGTCGTTTTGCCTGAGGTGCTGGTGCAGGGTTCGACGTACCGGACGGACACGACTGAGAGTTATACGACGGATCTCATCAGTGTTGGCGACAAGGATACCCGCCCCCTCCGCGAGGTACCTCAATCGACGACGGTGCTGACCCGCGAACGGTTGAATGACGGAAATTATACATCGCTGGATACTGCCCTGAAAGAAACTCCCGGCGTCGTGGTTCTGTCGAATGACGAGGGACGTTCGAGTCTGTATTCTCGCGGCTTCGAGTTCGACAGCTTCTACCTCAATGGCCTGCCGACCCCGCTTTCCAGTATCTACGGCACACAGCCAGATATGGTCATGGTCGATCACATCGAAATTCTTCGTGGGCCATCCGGCCTGTTTGGCGGATCCGGAGAACCAAGCGGCGCAATCAACATGCGTCTGAAGCAAGCCTCGGATGTGCCACGGGTCAGCGTGGATGCGATCTATGGATCCTATGGCAACAAGCGTATCGAAGGTGATCTGACAGGGCCACTTGTCGAAAGCGGCGCTCTGCGGGGCCGCCTTGTGGGCGCACTGTCATCCAAGAACGGTTTCGTGGACGACACGTTCAACAAGGTGGGCGTGATTTACGGTACGCTACAGGCCGATATTGCGGAAGATACCACTGCGACGCTCTCAGTCAGCCATCAGGAACGCCGCATAAAGCCGTTCAACGGGCTGCCAACTCTCAGCGACGGAACACTGCTCAATCTGGATCGCTCCACATTCACCGGTGCGGACTGGAACTATTTCGACAACCGCGTAACCAACTATCTGGCAGAAGTAGAGCATCGGTTTGAGGATGGCGGTCACGCCAAGCTTTCCGCACTTTACTCACGCGCAGATGTGGACTTTCTTTATGCCTACGCTGCTGGCGCTGCCAATAATGCCGGTGTCGTGACGAGCGGCACCCGCTGGTTGGCGCGCGACTATCAGGAAGACTCCTTTGCCCTTGACGCGCATATCAGCCGCCCCTTCGAGCTCTTTGGCCTCGAAAACAACATCATAGCCGGCATCGATTATCGCGGTTCCGATAATTCGCTCTCCTCTGCGACAGGCGTGATCAGCGGCGCGCAAAGCCTCTACAACTGGAATACCGGCATCGCGCGCCCGCGCATCACCTTAAGCGCGCCATCGGAAACAGAGACTAGGCAGACCGGGGTTTACGGTCAGTGGCGCATCAAACCGACCGACCAGCTCACGTTGATCGGGGGCGGCCGCTTTACCTGGTTCGACAGCGAAACCGGCAACAGCAAAGTAAGCGCAAATGGAGAATTTACGCCTTACGCAGGCATCACTTACGATCTGACGAACTGGCTTACGGCGTATGGTAGTTTTACCGAAATTTTTCAGCCTCAATCCGTTACCAATGCTGCCGGCAACATTCTGGATCCTCGTACGGGCAAGCAATATGAAGTTGGCCTGAAAGCAGAGGTTTTTGAGAATGCTAATGCCACGCTTGCCTACTTCAATCTGACGGACAAGAACAGGGCGGTTTCTGATCCCAATAACCTGAGCTACTATCTGGCGAACGGAGAAGCCAAATTACAAGGTCTGGAACTGGAGGTAAGCGGAACCATTCTGGATCGCTGGGAGGCAACTGCCGCATACACGTTCACTGACACGGAGTTCAAGAACACAAACCGCGCTGCGGGCTCTGAATTCTACACACCCGAGCACATGGTTCAGTTGTGGACGAAATACACGTTTGATGATCGCACGCCAGCGCTTGACGGCTTCTTCATCGGCGGCGGCGTGAAGATGTTCAGCTCATTCAAGAACGTTTCGCGGACTGCGGCCGGAGGAGCGACGAGCATTGAGGCACCCGGCTATGCTGTCTTCGATCTTCAGGCAGGCTACAAGTTCAACGAACATGTCACCGCAAGCCTGACGGTCAACAACGTGTTCGACAAGACCTATTATGAGCGCGTCGGCGGCACCTCGGTCTTCAATTTCTACGGAGAACCGCGCACGGTGGTCCTGCGGGTCGGCACCACTTTCTAA
- a CDS encoding glycoside hydrolase family 88 protein, which yields MNALASGSPAPIKDEEVNAALDIAVAQVRRNLPQFTYQAQNHSSVGNIYPAVANDQWTAGFWPGEIWLAFEHTGDKLFQYAAQIQVQSFQHRIENRIETDHHDMGFLYSPSCIAAWKLVKDEDGRRAALMAADQLLERYQPVGQFIQAWGRKGNPNEYRYIIDCLLNLPLLYWASQQTGDPKYRDIALLHARTTLANSVRADDSTYHTFYMDPKTGKPVRGATKQGYSDDSFWARGQAWGIAGMALSYRYEPIAEYREAFERLLTFYLNRLPADMVPYWDLIFTDGDAEPRDSSSASIVACGLLEMAELVDADDAARYRDLARRMMKSLVDHYAVKDPSQSNGLVLHGTYSKKTPHNTCRGEGVDECVSWGDYYFMEALTRLSRNWSSYW from the coding sequence ATGAACGCTCTCGCATCCGGCTCGCCTGCTCCGATCAAAGACGAAGAAGTCAATGCGGCACTCGATATTGCCGTCGCGCAGGTACGCCGCAATCTGCCGCAGTTTACCTATCAGGCGCAGAACCACTCCAGTGTCGGCAACATCTATCCGGCTGTTGCAAACGACCAGTGGACAGCTGGTTTCTGGCCGGGCGAAATCTGGTTAGCCTTTGAACATACAGGCGACAAGCTGTTCCAATATGCGGCGCAGATCCAGGTGCAGAGCTTCCAGCACCGCATCGAGAACCGGATCGAAACCGACCATCACGACATGGGGTTTCTCTATTCGCCCTCCTGCATTGCCGCTTGGAAGCTGGTAAAAGATGAAGACGGGCGCAGAGCCGCACTGATGGCCGCAGACCAATTGCTGGAGCGCTATCAACCGGTCGGCCAGTTCATCCAGGCCTGGGGCCGCAAAGGCAATCCAAACGAATATCGCTATATTATCGATTGCCTGCTTAACCTGCCGCTTCTCTATTGGGCAAGTCAGCAGACGGGCGATCCGAAATATCGCGACATTGCGCTGCTGCATGCGAGAACGACACTTGCGAATTCGGTCAGAGCGGACGATTCCACCTATCACACCTTCTATATGGATCCGAAAACGGGAAAGCCCGTGCGGGGTGCCACCAAGCAGGGCTATAGCGACGATAGTTTCTGGGCGCGCGGGCAGGCTTGGGGCATTGCCGGAATGGCCCTCTCTTATCGCTATGAGCCCATTGCGGAATACAGGGAGGCGTTCGAACGTCTGCTGACATTCTATCTGAACCGTCTACCGGCTGACATGGTGCCCTATTGGGATCTGATCTTCACGGACGGAGATGCAGAACCGCGCGATAGCTCATCGGCATCCATTGTTGCCTGCGGCCTTCTGGAAATGGCCGAACTTGTCGATGCAGACGATGCGGCTCGCTACCGCGATCTCGCACGGCGGATGATGAAGAGCCTGGTTGATCACTACGCGGTCAAGGATCCGTCTCAGTCCAATGGGCTCGTCCTTCACGGCACCTATTCAAAAAAGACCCCGCACAACACCTGCCGTGGCGAAGGCGTCGATGAGTGCGTGTCCTGGGGCGATTATTATTTCATGGAAGCGTTGACGCGTCTTTCGCGCAACTGGTCTTCCTACTGGTGA
- a CDS encoding carbohydrate ABC transporter permease, whose protein sequence is MDPAISGDAAKPVKVRRKVRVVSRRRRRVENALVAYSFIAPNFLGFAVFTLGPILFAFALAFMHWDGSNPIKFAGLDNFWRLFEDRAFIAAFWNTVVYTVVSVPLTLACALGLAMLLNQKIVGRDFFRTAMFFPYVASLVAVAVVWNMIFNPEMGPVNMLLYTLGLDPKDMPGWAADRHWAMVTVILFGVWKSMGYYMVIYLAGLQGINSELYEAAGLDGANAWQKFRHVTLPQLAPTTFFVTVMLTIQSFKVFDQVYMITQGGPGTSTLVLVYHIYNEAFISWDLGYSSMIALVLFFLVLAVTVIQFRRQKED, encoded by the coding sequence CTGGATCCAGCAATATCTGGCGATGCGGCAAAACCCGTCAAGGTCCGCAGAAAGGTCCGCGTCGTGTCTCGGCGTCGCCGTCGCGTTGAGAATGCCCTTGTTGCGTATTCCTTCATTGCCCCAAACTTTCTGGGTTTTGCGGTCTTTACACTTGGCCCCATCCTTTTCGCGTTTGCGCTGGCTTTCATGCACTGGGACGGCTCAAACCCGATCAAGTTTGCCGGCCTGGATAATTTCTGGCGGCTGTTCGAAGATCGTGCGTTCATCGCAGCATTCTGGAACACGGTCGTTTACACCGTCGTCTCCGTCCCGCTCACCCTCGCCTGCGCACTGGGTCTCGCAATGTTGCTGAACCAGAAGATCGTCGGCCGGGATTTCTTTCGAACTGCGATGTTCTTTCCCTATGTCGCATCGCTGGTCGCCGTTGCAGTCGTCTGGAACATGATCTTCAATCCGGAAATGGGTCCGGTGAACATGCTTCTCTATACGCTGGGGCTGGATCCGAAGGACATGCCGGGCTGGGCCGCTGACCGCCACTGGGCCATGGTCACGGTCATCCTTTTCGGCGTCTGGAAGAGTATGGGCTATTACATGGTCATCTACCTGGCCGGGCTTCAGGGCATCAATTCCGAGCTTTACGAGGCAGCGGGGCTGGACGGCGCGAATGCATGGCAGAAGTTCCGCCACGTCACATTGCCGCAACTGGCGCCGACCACCTTCTTCGTCACGGTGATGCTCACCATTCAGTCCTTCAAGGTGTTCGATCAGGTTTACATGATCACGCAGGGCGGCCCCGGTACATCAACCCTCGTTCTCGTCTATCACATCTACAACGAAGCCTTCATTTCCTGGGATCTCGGCTATTCCAGCATGATTGCGCTCGTCCTGTTCTTCCTGGTGCTGGCGGTAACCGTCATCCAGTTTCGCCGCCAGAAGGAGGATTGA